One Desulfolucanica intricata genomic region harbors:
- the gatA gene encoding Asp-tRNA(Asn)/Glu-tRNA(Gln) amidotransferase subunit GatA: MQLYQMTVHELHRRLVNKEVSSVEITNAVYERIEAVDEKIKAYLTLTKEAALEQARAVDAKIASGEQIGPLSGIPVAVKDNICIKGVRTTCASKILQNFVPPYDATVIDKLKAADSVFLGKTNMDEFAMGSSSENSAFFATGNPWDTERVTGGSSGGSAASVAAGEAVCALGSDTGGSIRQPASFCGVVGMKPTYGAVSRFGLIAYASSLDQIGPFTRDVTDCALMLNTICGHDPLDSTSANITVPDFTKYLINDVQGIRVGVPKEYLAEGIEPEVRQVIERAIDKFTSLGAAVEETGLPHTEYALPAYYLIATAEASSNLARYDGVRYGYRAVDAEDVVDMFMRTRSEGFGDEVKRRIMLGTYALSAGYYDAYYLKALKVRTLIKRDFDRAFEKYDLLISPTAPSPAFKRGEKTADPLQMYLSDICTLAVNLAGIPAVSIPAGFVRGLPVGLQLMAKPFNEGILLRAAFTFEQNTDYHCNAPEL; this comes from the coding sequence TTGCAGCTCTATCAAATGACCGTTCATGAGCTTCACCGACGGTTAGTTAACAAAGAAGTCTCCAGTGTAGAAATAACTAATGCTGTATATGAAAGAATAGAGGCCGTAGATGAAAAAATTAAGGCTTACTTAACTTTAACCAAAGAAGCGGCTTTGGAGCAGGCACGGGCGGTGGATGCTAAAATTGCCTCCGGGGAGCAAATCGGCCCGCTAAGCGGCATTCCTGTGGCCGTTAAAGATAATATTTGTATCAAAGGTGTGCGGACTACCTGTGCCTCTAAGATATTACAAAATTTTGTACCCCCTTATGATGCAACTGTAATTGATAAATTAAAGGCCGCCGATTCGGTGTTTCTGGGCAAAACAAATATGGATGAGTTTGCCATGGGATCTTCCAGTGAGAATTCGGCTTTCTTTGCGACCGGTAATCCCTGGGATACTGAACGGGTAACCGGGGGATCGAGCGGCGGCTCCGCTGCCTCGGTGGCCGCGGGTGAGGCAGTTTGTGCTCTGGGCTCTGATACCGGCGGCTCAATTCGCCAGCCCGCTTCCTTCTGCGGTGTGGTGGGGATGAAGCCTACCTACGGTGCTGTTTCTCGCTTCGGGTTAATTGCCTATGCCTCTTCTTTAGATCAGATTGGCCCGTTCACCCGTGATGTAACAGACTGTGCCCTGATGTTAAATACTATTTGCGGTCATGACCCGCTGGACTCTACCTCGGCAAACATTACGGTGCCCGACTTTACAAAATATCTAATTAACGATGTGCAGGGTATTAGAGTAGGCGTGCCCAAAGAATACCTGGCTGAAGGTATTGAGCCGGAGGTGCGGCAGGTTATTGAGAGGGCTATAGATAAATTTACTTCTCTGGGAGCAGCGGTTGAAGAAACCGGCTTACCGCATACAGAGTATGCCTTACCTGCTTACTATTTGATTGCTACGGCTGAGGCCAGCTCGAATTTAGCCCGCTATGACGGTGTGCGCTACGGTTACCGGGCAGTGGATGCTGAGGATGTAGTGGACATGTTTATGCGTACCCGCAGTGAGGGCTTCGGTGATGAAGTTAAAAGGAGGATTATGCTGGGGACCTATGCTCTTTCTGCCGGCTACTACGATGCCTATTATCTGAAGGCTTTAAAGGTTCGCACTTTAATTAAGAGGGATTTTGACCGGGCTTTTGAGAAATACGATTTATTAATTTCTCCCACTGCTCCCTCTCCGGCCTTTAAGCGGGGGGAAAAAACCGCGGATCCGCTTCAGATGTACCTGTCGGATATTTGTACTTTGGCTGTAAACCTGGCCGGTATCCCTGCGGTTTCGATACCTGCCGGTTTTGTTAGGGGCCTGCCGGTTGGGCTGCAATTAATGGCCAAGCCCTTTAATGAGGGAATACTCCTGCGCGCAGCCTTTACCTTTGAGCAGAATACAGACTATCACTGTAATGCTCCCGAATTGTAA
- the gatC gene encoding Asp-tRNA(Asn)/Glu-tRNA(Gln) amidotransferase subunit GatC has protein sequence MITKADVEHVALLARLKLSEEEKEKYTEQLNAILEYAQKLEKLDTAGVPPTAHVLPLQNIYREDQVGDHLSNEKAIANAPSDEGGYFKVPKII, from the coding sequence TTGATCACCAAGGCCGATGTTGAACACGTGGCATTGCTTGCCCGTCTAAAGCTCAGCGAAGAGGAAAAAGAAAAATATACGGAGCAGCTCAATGCTATTTTGGAGTATGCCCAAAAGCTTGAAAAATTAGATACCGCTGGTGTTCCGCCTACAGCGCATGTTTTACCATTGCAAAATATATACAGGGAAGATCAGGTAGGCGACCATCTAAGTAACGAAAAGGCAATTGCTAATGCTCCTAGCGATGAAGGTGGTTATTTTAAAGTGCCAAAGATTATATAG
- the ligA gene encoding NAD-dependent DNA ligase LigA — translation MDITKARERIESLRRELETHNYRYYVLDDPVISDAGYDRLMRELENLEKQFPELVTPYSPTRRVGGKPREGFATIEHRVPMLSLGNAFSEAELRDFDRRVRGALPGEDVSYVVELKIDGLAVSLFYEDGLFVRGATRGNGEIGEDITHNLRTVRNIPLRLKDAVPALEVRGEVYMPQAAFEQLNRSRENEGKPLFANPRNAAAGSLRQLDPRITAARNLRAWFYAIGYHEGVSFATHGESLEYLAGLGLPVNPYYRRFQDIGKVLDYCREWEAKRFELPFAIDGMVVKVDSLEQQERLGATLKSPRWAIAFKFSPEQAATKVKDIILRVGRTGVLTPTAVLEPVRLAGTTVSRATLHNEDIIKEKDVHIGDTVIVQKAGEIIPEVVAVLTEERTGAEKPFKMPEQCPDCGARVVRQEGEAAFRCTSMTCPARLREGLIHFASRGAMDIAGLGPAVIEQLLKAGLIHDAADLYSLKYEELIKLERFGAKSARNLLAALEESKKASLGRLVFALGIRHVGERAAKTLAGHFGTLERIMKAGYEELVGIPEIGPKMAESITTFFAQEQNKAVLEKLVRAGVNTEEKRRRETGLHPLEGKTFVLTGTLQEFTRQKAKEIIESLGGKVSSSVSKNTDYVVSGENPGSKYEKAVKLGVPVIDEKKFREIVSL, via the coding sequence ATGGATATTACAAAAGCCCGCGAGCGCATCGAAAGCCTGCGCCGTGAGCTGGAAACACATAATTACCGTTATTACGTACTGGACGACCCGGTAATTTCAGACGCCGGTTATGACCGGTTAATGCGGGAATTAGAAAACCTTGAGAAGCAATTTCCCGAGCTGGTTACCCCGTATTCACCTACCCGGAGGGTGGGCGGAAAACCCCGTGAGGGCTTTGCCACTATAGAACACAGAGTTCCTATGCTGAGTCTCGGCAATGCCTTTAGTGAAGCTGAACTGCGGGACTTTGACCGCCGGGTGCGGGGCGCTTTGCCGGGTGAGGATGTTTCCTATGTGGTGGAATTGAAAATCGACGGTCTGGCGGTTTCTTTATTTTATGAAGACGGGCTGTTTGTACGCGGAGCTACCAGGGGAAACGGCGAAATAGGGGAGGATATTACACATAACCTAAGAACTGTCCGCAATATACCCCTGCGTCTAAAAGATGCCGTGCCTGCCCTGGAAGTACGCGGGGAGGTGTATATGCCCCAGGCAGCCTTTGAGCAATTAAACCGGAGTCGTGAGAATGAGGGTAAACCACTTTTCGCTAACCCCCGCAACGCGGCGGCCGGGTCTTTGCGGCAGTTGGATCCGCGGATAACCGCAGCCAGAAATCTACGGGCCTGGTTTTATGCCATCGGTTATCATGAAGGAGTCAGTTTTGCTACTCACGGTGAGTCACTGGAGTACTTGGCCGGTTTGGGTTTACCCGTCAACCCTTATTACCGGCGTTTTCAGGATATCGGTAAGGTTTTAGACTACTGCCGGGAATGGGAGGCCAAAAGGTTTGAACTGCCTTTCGCTATTGACGGAATGGTGGTTAAAGTGGATTCCCTGGAGCAACAGGAACGCCTGGGTGCAACCTTAAAAAGCCCGCGCTGGGCCATAGCTTTTAAATTTTCTCCGGAGCAGGCAGCAACAAAAGTAAAGGACATCATCCTGCGAGTCGGTCGTACCGGAGTACTTACTCCCACAGCTGTTTTGGAGCCGGTGCGCCTTGCCGGAACTACGGTGAGCAGGGCTACATTACATAACGAAGATATTATTAAGGAAAAGGATGTACATATAGGAGACACCGTCATTGTACAGAAGGCCGGAGAAATTATTCCCGAGGTGGTGGCGGTTTTAACGGAGGAGCGCACAGGTGCCGAAAAACCTTTTAAAATGCCTGAACAATGTCCTGACTGCGGAGCCAGAGTCGTACGCCAGGAGGGCGAGGCAGCCTTCCGCTGTACCAGTATGACCTGTCCGGCCCGGCTGCGGGAGGGACTGATTCACTTTGCTTCACGCGGGGCTATGGATATTGCCGGTCTGGGGCCTGCGGTTATCGAGCAGCTTTTAAAAGCCGGGCTGATTCATGATGCCGCCGACTTATACAGCTTAAAATATGAGGAATTAATCAAGCTGGAGAGATTTGGCGCAAAATCGGCACGTAATTTATTAGCTGCCCTTGAGGAAAGTAAAAAGGCTTCTTTGGGACGTTTGGTTTTTGCCCTGGGTATTCGCCATGTCGGGGAGCGGGCTGCCAAAACCCTGGCCGGGCATTTCGGCACACTGGAAAGAATAATGAAAGCCGGATATGAAGAACTGGTTGGTATTCCGGAAATAGGTCCGAAAATGGCCGAAAGTATTACCACCTTCTTTGCTCAGGAACAAAACAAGGCAGTACTTGAGAAATTGGTACGGGCCGGAGTCAATACAGAAGAAAAGCGGAGAAGAGAAACCGGATTGCATCCCCTTGAGGGAAAGACCTTTGTTTTGACCGGTACCCTTCAAGAATTTACCCGCCAAAAGGCTAAAGAAATAATCGAAAGCTTAGGTGGAAAAGTTTCCTCCAGTGTGAGTAAAAACACCGACTATGTAGTGTCTGGGGAAAATCCCGGCAGTAAGTATGAAAAGGCGGTTAAGTTAGGGGTACCGGTAATTGATGAGAAGAAGTTTAGGGAAATAGTTAGTTTATGA